One Salvia splendens isolate huo1 chromosome 1, SspV2, whole genome shotgun sequence genomic window, CTCTCCTGTTGAAAGGCCAAGAAACACACATCAACATCGCTACAACTGTTTTCCGTTCTCAAGAGAAGGAAATggaccccaccagagaaacgaGCAAGTTACCTGGAATGCAGGATTGCTGATGCGGATCTTTCTGAACTTCTCTTCGTCAGGATCCTTGAAGACGTTTTTAACATAAATCAAGAGAGTTTGAAATGCTCTCATAGCTCGGGTATTGTCATCCTAGCACATCAGATGCAATGATTTTAAAACAGCTAGATGGTAAGATTTGAGTTTTTTCTAAATTAGAAAAATTCATTAGTACTTCAGTcatttgggggaaaaaaaaaagaaataggaGCAATTCATATCCCTTCTCTCAGTGTACAAGTAATATCCTCACACTGAATGGAGGGTTGAGATTAGCTACCTTATTTTGATGTTTAAGAGTTCTTAAACATTCTCTCATGCACTCTCTTGCTGACGCAGGCATTTCAGGCAAAGCAGCAGGATCAACTTGCTCTGGGTTCTGCATTACAAATATAAATATGTAAGGAGCTACGAGACCTGCTAAGTAGTAACTAAAGGAGACACAAAAAGTCAAGTGTTTCATACATTTGTTTGTTGTGGCAATTCAGTATTCACTGATGCAGGAACCTCCATAGGCAATCCAAGCATCCGTTGTCTTTCTAACTACCATATGAAAGGAAATATAGTATAAGAAATAACAACATTTCAATTAGTAGGAAATCGATACTTTCATAATCTCGGAGCTCAGCCATTTCGGCAGATGGCTGATGCAAAGAACACAAAATGTAGAGTGAAATCATGAAACAAACTCACAAAGCAATTTAGTGTGGTGAGGAGTATAATTTCTTTACTAGTCTTCAATGTTCCTTTACTTTTTGTCCCAATAATTCTAGCTTCAtggtatttatttataatgcaACGAACTGGTAGAAACGAGACTTTGTTAATTGCAGGGAGCCTGGCATGCAATAATTTGGGTGTACCTTGTCATGCTGCAGTTTTTGACGAATTCTTTCGCGTGCtcttttctcttcctctttgtCTGCTTTTCGTTGTGATAGAAGCCTGAAACTGACTCCAAGCAAATGAAAGAAATATGATAAGCACCAAAAGCACAAAAGACGAACTTCTGAAGACTGAACGTGTAACAAAGATGCAAACCTTTTCCTTTCACTTTCTTCCGCCATCCTTTTAGCCTCTAACAGTTCTTTCCCTGTTCGAATTCTTTCCTGCATATAGCAAAGGTATCTGATGAGAGAATACCAAATAGATTGACTGAAGTAAACCCAACCATATGAACCTGTAAGCCTATACTGTTGATCAGACACGCCAAACTAACCTGGCTAAGTTTTCATAAAAGCTGCCAAATTGAACCCAGAGAAAGGAAGCTAAAACATATTGTGACTTCAAATGAAGCAACAAGGCACAGATATAATGCCAAAGATTACTCAACTACTGAAGAAACATATGAACAGAACAAACATAGGATCTAAGAGCTTCTTCTCTTTTATTATTCATCGTCCTGAAGTCCTCACCAATTGATAAAGGACTCTTCGATCAACAATTTGAAATGCTTCAACACAACACGGAGGCAATGTAAACTAGTCTGGGACCGTTCAGTGTTAAGGATTATATCTCATGATTACGTATTATGTTTGGttaatgagattgaatctcCCAACTTAATCCAAGATGGACATTCACATGATAATGAGTCATAGCCACCCCcattcaactaaaataatctcacaactcaatcgtagatggataatcatatgataatgagTAATGGCAACCGAACTGAACCTCAGTGTACACGTGCTAATATTGTGGCACCAATGTAAGATATACAGAAAAGTTGTGTGTGGTACCTTCTCCCTTTGTCTATCTAGTCTCGCATCTCGCTCTGCTCTCCTTTTACGTGCTTGACCCCTAAATTTAGATGAGTTCAGAACATGTGAAAGTATCAGAAAAGGAAATACCAGTCTTCAAGTAAGAAAGTCAACTATACATAACTAAG contains:
- the LOC121743480 gene encoding UBX domain-containing protein 1-like, translating into MEVDERMLGELEAMGFSKALAAKALTSSGNSSIEDAINWVVDHGDDVPTSEPSPGPEVLENIIIEASLPIQISEQVKLRAQELRGQARKRRAERDARLDRQREKERIRTGKELLEAKRMAEESERKSFRLLSQRKADKEEEKRARERIRQKLQHDKLERQRMLGLPMEVPASVNTELPQQTNNPEQVDPAALPEMPASARECMRECLRTLKHQNKDDNTRAMRAFQTLLIYVKNVFKDPDEEKFRKIRISNPAFQERVGRFEEGVKFLELCGFERVEGDNFLFMARERVDRSLLKSAAAELHKALTNPFFGLFSS